In the Natronobacterium texcoconense genome, one interval contains:
- a CDS encoding outer membrane protein assembly factor BamB family protein, with protein MPSRRELLLGVGAASTAAVAGCLGSRTDEPGTDDDYAWTTVGADLRNSRTISDGAAPRDDPDVEWSVDLESGMATGEPIVTDDTVLVNTGRDVVAFDRETRERRWSINPENEPYSYYGSPTVFDDTAYVPERETLTARNLETGEVDWSFDLERIISNSSLTVTDTDDGRVYVAGGNTVHALDAESGEELWEQELLGIASYVIAKYADWLFVATRGGELYRINRWEGRIEWRRTIEAGISSAPIVLTSSDRRVGHGVAVAGGDGSVTYFDLSGKREWRTELHAFGNDGLAIGHRTVFARSGSTLYALDANDGDERWRVDVGRSSRNPPIIVGDTVYVGGDRLRAFDVGGGYGIRSLRIGGKRFERERTGDVNYVTAADGRLFVTTDVGRFEGDDTAELLVFS; from the coding sequence ATGCCCTCCAGACGCGAACTCCTCCTCGGCGTCGGAGCCGCGAGCACTGCGGCAGTCGCCGGCTGTCTCGGGAGTCGTACCGACGAGCCGGGAACCGACGACGACTACGCGTGGACCACCGTCGGCGCGGACCTCCGGAACTCGAGAACCATCTCCGACGGCGCGGCACCACGGGACGACCCGGACGTCGAGTGGTCGGTCGACCTCGAGTCCGGCATGGCGACGGGCGAACCGATCGTGACCGACGACACCGTTCTCGTGAACACGGGGCGCGACGTCGTCGCGTTCGACAGAGAGACGAGAGAACGACGCTGGTCGATCAATCCCGAGAACGAGCCCTACTCCTACTATGGCTCGCCGACGGTGTTCGACGATACAGCGTACGTCCCCGAACGCGAGACGCTGACGGCTCGAAATCTCGAGACGGGCGAGGTCGACTGGTCGTTCGACCTCGAGCGGATCATCAGCAATAGCTCCCTCACGGTAACGGACACGGACGACGGTCGGGTGTACGTGGCTGGCGGCAATACCGTCCACGCGCTCGACGCGGAGAGCGGCGAGGAACTGTGGGAGCAGGAACTGCTCGGGATCGCAAGCTACGTGATCGCGAAGTACGCGGACTGGCTGTTCGTCGCGACCAGGGGCGGGGAACTGTACCGGATCAACCGCTGGGAAGGCCGCATCGAGTGGCGACGGACGATCGAGGCTGGCATCTCGAGCGCGCCGATCGTCCTCACCTCGAGTGACCGCCGGGTCGGTCACGGCGTTGCGGTCGCGGGCGGTGACGGCTCGGTCACTTACTTCGATCTCAGCGGCAAACGTGAGTGGCGAACGGAACTCCACGCGTTCGGAAACGACGGCCTCGCGATCGGCCACCGGACCGTCTTCGCTCGGTCGGGTTCGACGCTGTACGCGCTCGACGCGAACGACGGTGACGAACGCTGGCGCGTCGACGTCGGACGTAGTTCCCGGAATCCGCCGATTATCGTCGGCGACACGGTGTACGTCGGCGGCGATCGGCTCCGTGCGTTCGACGTCGGCGGCGGATACGGGATTCGATCGCTACGGATCGGCGGGAAGCGGTTCGA